AGTATCCTGCCTTCGGAATCATTTACTGTAAGTTCAAGCCACATTTCTCTGTCTTCGGTGACGCCGGTTGGAATTCTGTGACCTGCTCCCACATTTGTGATTTTGACTTCCACTTTGACATTCTCTTCCGGTTCTGCCGAATCAGGAGCTGTTACCTCAAGCTCTGCAGCGTGCTGTAGGTACTCAATAGCCCTTTTTTCGTGCCTGCTTTCGCCCATAACATCTGTTACGAAAGCGTTTGCACCCACAAAATGGTGAGTATACACGTGTTCCCTCTCAGGACCCGTTGAGGCAGCTTTTCCGGGGTTTTCTTCGAAGCCTACAATCCCGGGAGTCATGTGGCAGGCCTGGCAGTTCACCCCTTCTTCAGCGTACGAACTTTCCTCCCATTCGGTATATGTAGCTCCGAGAGTCAAATTATTTACCGGATGGTAAATGTTGTGGCACATGCCGCAGTATGCGGAGTCGTTATAAAACTCATGCGCTTCTGTTTCATGGGAAGAAGATTCTGCATCTGATCTATTTCCCCATTTTATATCTCCGGGTTCAAGGACAAAGGGAGCATTTCCTATTCCTTCGCTTTCGGCAACTGAATGGCAGAAATCACACTGGACACCTTCTTTTGAAACCTCGCTCAGGTGAGAACCGTTAAGCGGTGGAATTTCGGCTGAAACCACTCCTACAGGGGTATGACAGCGGGAGCAAAATTCCGGAGAAAGCCCCTGCGCTTCTGCAGCTACACCATATTCCTGAAGTGTTGCCTGGTAAAAGAAATCACTGTCTGCGTTCGAATGCATGGAACCATCCCATTCCCCAAAACTGCTTCCATGGCAGTTTGAACAGATGCCGGATTTCAAAAACTGGTCAGATCTAAAATCTCCGGGCCCGCTCGGCTCCGCAGCTCCTATAAACAGAATCAGTCCCGTAAAAAGAGCGGTTATAATTAGACTTAGAAGCCCCGATCTTTTCACTACCTCTCCCCCAGATACTTGTCAGTTCCCCACCCGGTTACTCTTCTGTCTTCAAGCTTTCCATACGCATTTTTTGCCTTCTTCTTTTTCCTCTCCGGACATGACCTCTATCTGTCTGTACGATTCCCAGACACCATGGACATTACATTTCTCTACTGCATGAAGGTTTGTAATCACGGATTTTTCTCCGCAGTTGCCGCAGATATTTACTCCGCGAACCCTGCATGTTTCAATTTCTTTGATGGCTATCAGGGCCTCATCAGCTTCTATCCTGAAAGTCACTTTTGCTGCTTTTTCGCCGGAAGGAGACAGTTCTTTTCTTCCTATGAGTTTGTTATGAAGATAAAGCTCAATCCATTCTATGAAATGTTTTTCTTCCATTACATGAGGAATACTGCCAACCGTGATGGTAACTTCAAAAGGCTCGCCTGCAGTTACCGTTTCAGGAGCTTCGATAACTGGTATATGCTTTTTCTCTCCTTCTGTAAGGTTTGCCGGATCCAGCGGTTTATTTACTTTTTCTTCGGTTCCAGTAGTAGTCACGATCCCAATCTCCTGCAATCTGTTTTTACTCCGAACTTTTTATTCCTTCTGCGTTTCGAGTATGTACCCAGTATCCTCCCATCTGGACTCTGGATACATACTATTCTTTCTCTGCATCTATGTTTATAGTTGAATACAGCCAAATGTTTAACAGGCTTCGATTCTGGATAACTTTATGAGCTCCTTTATTTCAGCAGCTTCAGG
The genomic region above belongs to Methanosarcina horonobensis HB-1 = JCM 15518 and contains:
- a CDS encoding multiheme c-type cytochrome; protein product: MKRSGLLSLIITALFTGLILFIGAAEPSGPGDFRSDQFLKSGICSNCHGSSFGEWDGSMHSNADSDFFYQATLQEYGVAAEAQGLSPEFCSRCHTPVGVVSAEIPPLNGSHLSEVSKEGVQCDFCHSVAESEGIGNAPFVLEPGDIKWGNRSDAESSSHETEAHEFYNDSAYCGMCHNIYHPVNNLTLGATYTEWEESSYAEEGVNCQACHMTPGIVGFEENPGKAASTGPEREHVYTHHFVGANAFVTDVMGESRHEKRAIEYLQHAAELEVTAPDSAEPEENVKVEVKITNVGAGHRIPTGVTEDREMWLELTVNDSEGRILYHSGALDSEGKIDPETTVYHTVFADSEGKPTVKLWEAESILSDNRIGPKESVIENLSFIMPENASNPINTKAVLHYRSAPQKHIDELFGERAYTVPVIEMATYPEEEKTSTPGFGTIGAIIALSLGIAFRRRKR
- a CDS encoding class II SORL domain-containing protein, with the protein product MTTTGTEEKVNKPLDPANLTEGEKKHIPVIEAPETVTAGEPFEVTITVGSIPHVMEEKHFIEWIELYLHNKLIGRKELSPSGEKAAKVTFRIEADEALIAIKEIETCRVRGVNICGNCGEKSVITNLHAVEKCNVHGVWESYRQIEVMSGEEKEEGKKCVWKA